A portion of the Algimonas porphyrae genome contains these proteins:
- a CDS encoding vWA domain-containing protein — MMMSNRSGTSGLTSGLMMGTCLTIATGLTLVLGAPTLAQDKAPKDTILILDASGSMWGQIDGINKIVIAKDTVESLVRGLPAEQRLGMVAYGHRKEGDCSDIETLADVGADRDTVIKQIRNLSPKGKTPLTKSVQHSAEALNYTKNAANIILVSDGLETCEADPCALARTLEENGLDFTVHVVGFDVTEEERKGLVCIAEETGGQFMSADNAEQLTEALTQVAMAEIEAGEPTGVPQVVSLKATILKGGPDIQKDLNWTVVSNETGETVFEAENAGYVDFEVTPGTYRATAVWTGWPHDNDRYSSDKTGQAEFVIDTAPTVVTVPIDLDIPFGLEADQSVAEGQPVTVTWFGPDDLSTTISTNALDDSPRRSIYFSPGQRARDAYEKAATADGIDIDTNGDGTFDQSDEAQTRIGGPTIPGEYEVRYTLNEPRVILARLPLTVTDTDYMLAAPDTVAAASEFSVDWTGPYNRDDFLTIIEKDSEDVFRRGFTSRTVEGEAVTMTAPAEPGDYEIRYILTNGYTLYPGMQRVVQASIPIKVEDIGASITAPERAVGGSTIRIEIDTPGDDWADDTVSVIEPGAVKTNADARYALYRVQTDTGAFDIRVPAIAGDYVIAYFLNPGSRVLTRQPITITQAEADVSAPDTVKMGTAFSVAYSGDAFSGDRIIICPADTPDNKMWQWGANYGFFVQDGETSGLISETKAARIFKTPGAYEVRYISGTQNVVLARDAFTVTE; from the coding sequence ATGATGATGTCGAACAGGTCTGGAACGAGCGGTCTGACTTCGGGCCTGATGATGGGGACGTGCCTGACGATAGCGACTGGCCTGACACTGGTTCTCGGCGCGCCGACGCTGGCCCAGGACAAGGCGCCCAAGGATACGATCCTGATCCTGGACGCATCCGGATCCATGTGGGGTCAGATCGACGGGATCAACAAGATCGTCATTGCCAAGGACACGGTCGAATCGCTGGTCAGAGGCCTGCCGGCCGAGCAGCGGCTCGGCATGGTGGCTTATGGACACCGCAAGGAAGGCGATTGCAGCGACATTGAAACGCTGGCCGATGTGGGGGCCGATCGCGACACCGTCATCAAACAGATCCGGAATCTATCGCCGAAGGGAAAAACTCCTCTCACCAAATCCGTTCAGCATTCTGCCGAAGCGCTGAACTATACCAAGAATGCCGCCAACATCATCCTTGTGTCTGACGGGCTGGAGACCTGCGAGGCCGATCCCTGCGCGCTGGCCCGGACCCTGGAGGAGAACGGGTTGGACTTTACCGTCCATGTCGTCGGCTTCGATGTCACAGAAGAAGAACGCAAGGGCCTGGTCTGCATCGCGGAAGAAACAGGCGGACAGTTCATGTCCGCGGATAATGCGGAACAGCTGACCGAAGCGCTGACTCAGGTCGCCATGGCCGAAATCGAGGCTGGTGAACCCACAGGTGTCCCGCAAGTCGTTTCGTTGAAAGCCACTATTCTCAAAGGTGGACCGGACATTCAGAAAGATCTGAACTGGACGGTCGTGAGCAACGAGACGGGCGAAACCGTCTTCGAGGCTGAGAATGCCGGCTATGTCGATTTCGAAGTCACGCCCGGTACGTACAGGGCGACTGCGGTGTGGACAGGCTGGCCCCATGACAATGACCGCTATTCCAGCGACAAGACGGGCCAGGCAGAGTTCGTAATCGATACGGCACCGACAGTCGTTACCGTGCCAATCGATCTCGACATTCCGTTTGGCCTTGAAGCCGATCAGAGCGTTGCCGAGGGGCAGCCAGTCACTGTGACATGGTTCGGGCCGGATGATCTGAGCACGACGATCTCGACAAATGCACTGGATGATAGCCCGCGAAGGTCCATCTACTTCAGTCCCGGTCAGAGAGCGCGGGACGCCTATGAGAAAGCGGCAACGGCCGACGGCATTGATATCGACACGAATGGCGACGGAACGTTCGACCAGAGCGATGAAGCACAAACACGGATCGGCGGTCCGACCATTCCCGGTGAATATGAAGTCAGATACACTTTGAACGAACCGCGTGTCATCCTGGCCCGGCTTCCGCTGACGGTGACCGATACGGACTATATGCTGGCCGCGCCCGACACGGTCGCGGCTGCGTCCGAATTCAGCGTCGACTGGACCGGACCCTATAATCGCGATGACTTCCTGACCATCATCGAGAAGGACAGTGAAGATGTTTTCCGACGTGGCTTCACCTCGCGAACCGTCGAAGGAGAGGCCGTGACAATGACGGCTCCGGCAGAACCCGGCGACTACGAAATTCGCTACATCCTGACCAATGGCTACACGCTCTATCCGGGCATGCAGCGCGTCGTGCAGGCGTCGATCCCGATTAAAGTCGAGGATATTGGTGCCAGCATCACTGCGCCGGAGCGTGCCGTCGGCGGCTCGACTATACGGATCGAAATCGACACACCCGGCGATGACTGGGCAGATGATACGGTGTCGGTCATCGAACCCGGCGCGGTCAAAACCAATGCCGATGCGCGCTACGCGCTGTATCGCGTTCAGACTGATACGGGTGCGTTTGATATTCGCGTCCCGGCGATAGCAGGCGATTACGTAATCGCCTATTTTCTCAATCCCGGTAGCCGGGTGCTCACCCGACAGCCGATCACGATCACACAGGCGGAGGCAGATGTCTCGGCCCCCGACACGGTCAAAATGGGAACGGCGTTTTCCGTGGCCTATTCCGGTGACGCCTTCAGTGGCGACCGGATCATCATCTGTCCCGCCGACACGCCGGACAACAAGATGTGGCAATGGGGCGCGAATTACGGCTTTTTCGTTCAGGACGGCGAAACATCCGGCCTCATCAGTGAGACCAAGGCTGCGCGGATTTTCAAAACGCCCGGCGCGTATGAAGTCCGCTATATCAGCGGCACACAGAATGTCGTTCTGGCCCGCGACGCCTTCACGGTTACGGAGTAA
- a CDS encoding SDR family NAD(P)-dependent oxidoreductase — protein MFDLGGKVALVTGGNGGLGLAMAKGLSKAGARIAIWGRNPEKNAAAVKILSDMGTDVQAFSCDVTDTQSVNAAFEATMAACGQIDICFANAGGSGPSGMLHELTDDAWAGIVDLNLNSVVKTFRPVIAQLLARKAPGKLIVTSSVASLMGTGGRAGYATTKAAVNGLVRSLAIELGRADIQVNAILPGFIETDMSKETHPAFQEACRRRAASGKIGTLDDMEGIAVFLAAEESRLMTGQTLVMDGGHLIHPM, from the coding sequence ATGTTTGATCTTGGCGGAAAAGTCGCGCTCGTAACGGGCGGCAATGGAGGGCTGGGACTGGCCATGGCCAAGGGCCTGAGCAAGGCTGGGGCCCGGATCGCGATCTGGGGCCGTAATCCGGAGAAGAATGCGGCCGCCGTCAAAATCCTGTCGGATATGGGCACAGATGTGCAGGCCTTTTCCTGCGATGTGACCGATACCCAGTCCGTCAACGCAGCATTCGAGGCCACGATGGCGGCGTGTGGACAGATCGATATCTGTTTTGCCAATGCGGGCGGGTCCGGGCCATCGGGCATGTTGCATGAACTGACAGACGACGCCTGGGCCGGCATTGTCGATCTGAACCTGAACAGTGTCGTCAAGACGTTCCGGCCCGTTATCGCGCAACTGCTGGCCCGCAAGGCACCCGGCAAGCTGATCGTGACGTCATCGGTCGCCTCGCTTATGGGGACGGGCGGCCGGGCCGGATATGCGACGACCAAGGCTGCCGTGAACGGCCTTGTCCGGTCGCTTGCGATCGAACTGGGTCGTGCCGACATTCAGGTCAATGCCATCCTTCCCGGCTTTATCGAAACCGACATGTCGAAGGAGACCCATCCTGCCTTTCAGGAAGCGTGCCGCCGCCGCGCCGCGTCAGGCAAGATCGGCACGCTGGACGATATGGAAGGGATTGCCGTCTTTCTCGCCGCGGAGGAAAGCCGCCTGATGACGGGACAGACGCTGGTCATGGATGGCGGTCACCTGATCCACCCCATGTAG